A window of the Synechococcus sp. M16.1 genome harbors these coding sequences:
- a CDS encoding urease accessory protein UreF: MTSLALLQLVSPALPVGAFSYSEGLEVLIQAGSIADEQAIQAWLEAELQRGAVRLEAAALRPLAEALMGWSTQADAAAKARLIDLDGWLLATREAAELRAQQRQMGMSLLQLMSDMGHDLPEPVALSWPAAWAWAAVRLSVSGGDMVEGYLYGWVANQLSASVRLLPLGPSRAQVLQQRLLLLIASQAQQLQAADPQQLWSSGVGAGMAQLAHAELYSRLFRS, translated from the coding sequence ATGACTTCGCTTGCGTTGTTGCAACTGGTCAGTCCGGCCCTGCCCGTGGGCGCCTTCAGCTATTCAGAGGGCCTGGAGGTGTTGATTCAGGCCGGTTCCATCGCCGATGAGCAGGCCATCCAGGCTTGGTTGGAGGCTGAACTGCAACGGGGCGCGGTGCGGCTGGAGGCTGCGGCATTAAGGCCTCTGGCGGAGGCTTTGATGGGGTGGTCCACCCAGGCCGATGCTGCGGCCAAGGCGCGCCTGATCGATCTGGATGGTTGGCTGTTGGCCACCCGCGAGGCCGCAGAGCTGCGAGCCCAGCAGCGTCAGATGGGGATGTCGCTGCTGCAGTTGATGTCGGACATGGGGCATGACCTGCCTGAACCTGTGGCCCTGAGCTGGCCAGCGGCCTGGGCCTGGGCCGCTGTGCGCCTGTCGGTTTCAGGGGGAGACATGGTGGAGGGGTACCTCTACGGCTGGGTTGCCAATCAGCTCAGTGCCTCGGTGCGGCTGCTGCCGTTGGGTCCCTCCCGAGCGCAGGTGCTGCAACAGCGGCTGCTGCTGCTGATTGCCTCCCAAGCGCAGCAGCTCCAGGCGGCCGATCCCCAGCAGCTCTGGAGCAGCGGTGTGGGTGCGGGCATGGCGCAGCTTGCCCATGCTGAGCTGTATTCACGCCTGTTTCGAAGCTGA
- the urtC gene encoding urea ABC transporter permease subunit UrtC — MFQAFQQRRWPLIILWVVIVAAIVAAPAVLPVFRLNLLGRFLSLAIVALGIDLIWGFTGLLSLGQGIFFALGGYAVAMYLQLNSSGDLPNGIPEFFSLYGVDRLPAFWEPFHSPLFTLVAIWLVPAVLAAVLGNLVFRNRIKGVYFSILTQAALLVFFNFFNGQQKLINGTNGLKTDVTQLFGQMVGSPEMQRGFFWLTSVVVILAWLFLRWVVRGRFGDVLIAIRDDEPRLRFAGYNPTLFKTIVFAIAGGLAGIGGALYTVQSGIVSPQYMTVPFSIEMVIWVAVGGRGTLVGAILGAVAINYAKSLVSEALPQSWLFIQGGLFILVVTALPEGVIGWFRGDGPRNWLNRFGIARRSETYPRLDLEGQEEVQS; from the coding sequence ATGTTCCAAGCCTTTCAACAACGCCGTTGGCCTTTGATCATCCTTTGGGTGGTGATCGTTGCGGCCATCGTTGCCGCGCCCGCTGTTTTGCCTGTGTTTCGGCTGAATCTGTTGGGTCGCTTCCTTTCATTGGCGATCGTTGCCCTGGGTATCGATTTGATCTGGGGCTTCACCGGGTTGCTCAGCCTTGGCCAGGGCATCTTTTTTGCCCTCGGCGGTTACGCCGTGGCGATGTACCTGCAGCTCAACAGCTCGGGTGATCTGCCCAATGGCATTCCCGAGTTCTTCAGCCTGTATGGCGTGGATCGGTTGCCCGCCTTCTGGGAGCCGTTCCATTCCCCGCTGTTCACCTTGGTGGCGATCTGGCTGGTTCCAGCCGTGCTGGCTGCCGTGCTCGGCAACCTGGTGTTCCGTAACCGGATCAAGGGGGTCTATTTCTCGATCCTCACCCAGGCGGCCCTGCTTGTTTTCTTCAATTTCTTCAACGGCCAGCAGAAGCTGATCAACGGCACCAATGGTCTTAAAACCGACGTTACCCAGCTGTTCGGCCAGATGGTGGGTTCCCCGGAGATGCAGCGGGGATTCTTCTGGTTGACCTCTGTGGTGGTGATCCTGGCCTGGCTGTTTCTGCGCTGGGTGGTGCGGGGCCGGTTTGGAGACGTGTTGATCGCCATTCGCGATGACGAACCCCGGCTGCGCTTTGCCGGTTACAACCCAACCCTGTTCAAGACGATCGTCTTCGCCATCGCTGGTGGTTTGGCAGGCATCGGTGGTGCGCTTTACACCGTTCAGTCCGGCATCGTTTCGCCGCAGTACATGACCGTTCCCTTCTCGATTGAGATGGTGATCTGGGTTGCTGTGGGCGGTCGAGGCACGCTCGTGGGAGCGATCCTTGGCGCTGTGGCGATCAACTACGCCAAGAGTTTGGTGAGCGAAGCTCTCCCCCAAAGTTGGCTGTTCATCCAAGGGGGCCTGTTCATCCTCGTGGTGACGGCCTTGCCGGAGGGCGTCATTGGCTGGTTCCGAGGCGATGGCCCTCGCAACTGGCTCAACCGATTCGGCATTGCCCGTCGGAGTGAGACCTATCCACGTCTCGATCTTGAAGGTCAGGAAGAGGTTCAGTCATGA
- the urtD gene encoding urea ABC transporter ATP-binding protein UrtD, producing the protein MSKALLELRQITVSFDGFLALRDLNLSLQPGELRAVIGPNGAGKTTFLDVITGKTAPTEGDVVFKGRSLVGTREHRIARFGIGRKFQSPRVFEKLSVQENLALAVSQPKQPWSLLVGGLNGEQRDRVHHLMSIVNLQNRADWAAGSLSHGQKQWLEIAMLVGQDPDLLLVDEPVAGLTDEETDLTADLLKSLAGDHTVLVIEHDMEFIRRLESPVTVLHQGHVLCEGTMDQVQADPRVIEVYLGTTEEENQ; encoded by the coding sequence ATGAGTAAGGCTTTATTGGAGTTGCGCCAAATCACCGTCAGTTTTGATGGCTTTTTGGCGCTGCGCGATCTCAACCTCAGCCTTCAGCCTGGGGAGCTGCGCGCCGTGATCGGCCCGAATGGCGCCGGCAAGACCACGTTCCTGGATGTGATCACTGGCAAGACCGCTCCCACGGAAGGGGATGTGGTCTTCAAAGGACGCTCCTTAGTGGGAACGCGCGAGCACCGCATCGCGCGCTTTGGCATCGGCCGCAAGTTTCAGAGCCCTCGTGTTTTCGAGAAGCTCAGCGTTCAGGAGAACTTGGCTTTAGCGGTCAGCCAGCCGAAGCAGCCCTGGTCATTGCTCGTGGGGGGCCTGAATGGGGAGCAGCGCGATCGTGTTCATCACTTGATGAGCATCGTCAATCTGCAGAACCGTGCCGATTGGGCTGCTGGGTCGTTGTCCCACGGCCAGAAACAGTGGCTTGAGATCGCCATGCTTGTGGGTCAGGATCCCGACCTGTTGCTGGTGGACGAGCCGGTGGCTGGGCTCACGGATGAGGAGACCGATCTGACGGCGGATCTGCTCAAGTCGTTGGCCGGGGATCACACCGTGCTGGTGATCGAGCACGACATGGAATTCATTCGACGGCTTGAAAGTCCGGTGACGGTGCTGCACCAGGGCCATGTCCTCTGTGAGGGCACGATGGATCAGGTGCAGGCCGATCCCCGGGTGATTGAGGTTTATCTCGGCACCACTGAGGAGGAGAACCAATGA
- a CDS encoding glycosyl transferase, producing MDFQQGLISTVHDYSLGNLDAVAFNKELSQRPTTLLIPCLMEEFSRPALGLIRDTLSGLKGLNELVVALAANSADDVKAAEQFFEGMPFPVRVHWTNGPAVRELLESVGELGLDVTGPPGKGWAVWQGLGVACQNAEVVGLFDADIRTFGSAYPERMLRPLLDRSHGIAYVKAFYSRLSLETQALQGRATRLFVGPLLASLEQIFGPLPYLAYLQSFRYPLAGEFAFTTDLAMNLRIPSDWGLEVGLLSEVYRHVASSRIAQVDLGLFDHKHKELGQQPSEGLQRMAGEIFGTVLRGLMEHEGCVMSMDQLPTLEVLYRRVGEDRVRQFGLDSAINRLPYDRHDEELAVQNFAGLLRPGLAKQMQAPIAHQLPSWSRLRSCNSALQADLAAAGQADRTSLKRPNHNPQRIASELAA from the coding sequence ATGGACTTTCAGCAGGGCCTGATCAGCACGGTTCATGACTACAGCTTGGGCAATCTCGATGCAGTTGCCTTCAACAAAGAGCTCAGTCAGCGACCCACCACCCTGCTGATCCCCTGCCTGATGGAGGAATTCAGCCGCCCTGCCCTGGGCCTGATCCGCGACACACTTTCGGGCCTGAAGGGACTCAATGAACTGGTGGTTGCCTTGGCAGCCAACAGCGCCGACGACGTCAAAGCGGCCGAACAGTTTTTCGAAGGGATGCCTTTCCCCGTTCGGGTGCACTGGACCAATGGGCCTGCCGTGCGCGAATTGCTGGAATCCGTCGGCGAACTGGGCCTCGACGTGACTGGGCCACCGGGCAAAGGCTGGGCCGTCTGGCAAGGACTAGGCGTGGCGTGTCAGAACGCTGAAGTCGTTGGCCTGTTCGATGCCGACATCAGAACCTTCGGATCGGCGTATCCAGAGCGGATGCTGCGTCCCCTGCTGGATCGATCCCACGGTATTGCCTACGTAAAAGCGTTCTACAGCCGCCTCTCCCTTGAAACCCAGGCACTTCAGGGCCGCGCCACACGCCTGTTTGTCGGCCCATTGCTGGCCAGCCTGGAACAGATCTTTGGCCCCCTTCCCTATCTGGCGTATCTGCAGTCATTCCGTTACCCCCTGGCTGGTGAGTTCGCGTTCACCACGGATCTAGCCATGAATCTGCGCATCCCGTCGGACTGGGGACTGGAAGTGGGCCTGCTGTCTGAGGTCTATCGCCATGTAGCCTCCAGCCGAATCGCTCAAGTGGATCTGGGGTTGTTCGACCACAAACACAAGGAGCTGGGCCAGCAACCGAGCGAGGGCCTGCAGCGCATGGCGGGCGAGATTTTCGGCACGGTGTTGCGCGGCCTGATGGAACACGAAGGTTGCGTGATGTCGATGGATCAACTACCGACCCTTGAAGTGCTGTACCGGCGCGTTGGCGAAGATCGCGTTCGACAATTCGGCCTTGATTCAGCCATCAATCGGTTGCCTTACGACCGCCACGACGAAGAACTGGCTGTTCAAAATTTTGCGGGCTTGCTGCGCCCCGGCCTGGCCAAACAGATGCAGGCACCCATCGCCCATCAACTGCCGAGCTGGTCGCGACTGCGCAGTTGCAATTCAGCCCTTCAAGCTGATCTGGCCGCAGCAGGACAGGCAGATCGCACATCCCTGAAACGGCCGAATCACAACCCGCAACGCATCGCCTCTGAACTCGCTGCTTGA
- a CDS encoding DUF1830 domain-containing protein: MLKMIECVYQNDTSRMVIVKCIGADHFYREKVVMPTEVFWFEAPEDARLEIWKMSMTGQMLHVRADVSDYAMNEEPATESIWAS, encoded by the coding sequence ATGCTCAAGATGATTGAGTGTGTTTACCAAAACGACACCAGCCGAATGGTGATCGTGAAATGCATTGGTGCCGACCACTTCTACCGAGAGAAGGTGGTGATGCCCACAGAGGTCTTTTGGTTTGAAGCTCCCGAGGATGCGCGCCTGGAAATCTGGAAAATGTCGATGACAGGGCAGATGCTGCACGTGCGTGCCGACGTGAGCGATTACGCCATGAATGAAGAGCCTGCAACAGAATCCATCTGGGCCAGCTGA
- the ureG gene encoding urease accessory protein UreG, which yields MSSKLRLGVAGPVGSGKTALVEALCRRLRDELQLAVVTNDIYTQEDAQFLTRAGALDPERIRGVETGGCPHTAIREDCSINRAAVAELETQFPNLDLVLVESGGDNLAASFSPELVDLCIYVIDVAAGDKIPRKGGPGITRSDLLVINKIDLAPQVGADLSVMEQDTRRMRGDRPWCFTNLHSGEGLEQVVGFLLQQLPNR from the coding sequence ATGAGCAGCAAACTGCGCCTGGGGGTGGCGGGCCCTGTGGGATCCGGCAAGACCGCACTGGTGGAGGCCCTCTGTCGCCGCTTGCGCGACGAGCTCCAGCTCGCGGTGGTCACCAACGACATCTACACCCAGGAGGATGCCCAGTTCCTCACCCGTGCGGGTGCCCTGGATCCAGAGCGGATCCGTGGCGTGGAGACCGGTGGTTGCCCTCACACAGCGATCCGCGAAGACTGCTCGATCAACCGAGCTGCCGTGGCGGAGCTGGAGACGCAGTTTCCGAATCTCGATCTTGTTCTGGTTGAGAGCGGCGGCGACAACCTGGCGGCGAGCTTTAGTCCGGAACTGGTGGATCTCTGCATCTACGTGATTGATGTGGCGGCCGGCGACAAGATCCCCCGTAAAGGAGGGCCTGGCATCACCCGCTCTGACCTACTGGTGATCAACAAGATTGATCTGGCTCCCCAGGTTGGTGCCGATCTTTCAGTGATGGAACAGGACACCCGGCGGATGCGGGGAGACCGCCCCTGGTGTTTCACCAATCTCCACAGCGGCGAAGGCCTGGAGCAGGTGGTGGGGTTCCTGTTGCAACAGCTACCGAATCGTTGA
- the urtA gene encoding urea ABC transporter substrate-binding protein produces the protein MSSSLSKRLFAGMAAASLGFAVTACGGGDKAANVDYDDSVTVGILHSLTGTMAISESTLVDTEKMAIDEINAAGGVEVDGKKYKIEYIVEDGASDWPTFAEKSKKLIDQDQVPVVFGGWTSASRKAMLPVYESKNAFLYYPIQYEGQECSNNIFYTGATPNQQSEPATKFMYEKSPAAGKPFFLVGSDYVFPRTSNTITKEQLKSLGGEVVGEDYLPLGNTEVAPIIAKIKKALPDGGVIINTLNGDQNVAFFKQIQDAGITPDNGYYVMSYSIAEEEISTIGSEFLEGHYGAWNYMMSIDTPASKKFAADFKAKYGADRQVADPQESAYNMVYLWKKAVEKANSFDDDKVREALVGIEFDAPQGPVKVMPNHHLSQTVRIGQITADGQFEILESTDGPVAPQAWNQFEPSSKGFACDWTDAAKGEKYKL, from the coding sequence ATGAGCTCTTCTCTCTCTAAGCGTCTGTTCGCCGGCATGGCCGCGGCATCGCTGGGTTTTGCCGTAACCGCATGCGGTGGCGGTGACAAGGCTGCCAACGTTGACTACGACGACAGCGTCACCGTCGGCATCCTGCACTCGCTGACCGGCACCATGGCCATCTCCGAGTCCACCCTGGTGGACACCGAGAAAATGGCGATCGATGAGATCAACGCCGCCGGTGGCGTTGAAGTTGATGGCAAGAAGTACAAGATCGAGTACATCGTCGAGGACGGTGCCTCCGATTGGCCCACCTTCGCTGAGAAGTCCAAGAAGCTGATCGACCAGGACCAGGTGCCCGTGGTCTTCGGTGGCTGGACCTCCGCCAGCCGCAAGGCGATGCTGCCTGTGTACGAGTCGAAGAACGCTTTCCTCTACTACCCGATTCAGTACGAGGGTCAGGAGTGTTCCAACAACATCTTCTACACCGGTGCCACTCCGAACCAGCAGTCGGAGCCTGCCACCAAGTTCATGTATGAGAAGTCGCCTGCCGCTGGCAAGCCCTTCTTCCTCGTGGGTTCGGACTACGTCTTCCCCCGCACCTCCAACACCATCACCAAGGAACAGCTCAAGTCCCTGGGTGGCGAAGTGGTCGGTGAGGACTACCTGCCCCTGGGCAACACCGAGGTTGCTCCGATCATCGCCAAGATCAAGAAGGCCCTGCCTGACGGTGGTGTGATCATCAACACCCTGAATGGTGACCAGAACGTCGCCTTCTTCAAGCAGATCCAGGACGCCGGCATCACCCCCGATAACGGCTACTACGTGATGAGCTACTCCATCGCGGAAGAGGAGATCAGCACCATCGGTTCTGAGTTCCTTGAGGGCCACTACGGCGCTTGGAACTACATGATGTCGATCGACACCCCGGCATCCAAAAAGTTCGCTGCTGACTTCAAGGCCAAGTACGGCGCCGACCGCCAGGTCGCTGACCCTCAGGAGTCGGCCTACAACATGGTCTACCTGTGGAAGAAGGCTGTCGAGAAGGCCAACAGCTTCGACGACGACAAGGTGCGTGAGGCCCTGGTCGGCATCGAGTTTGACGCTCCTCAGGGACCTGTGAAGGTGATGCCCAACCACCACCTCTCCCAGACCGTGCGCATCGGCCAGATCACTGCTGACGGCCAGTTCGAGATCCTCGAATCCACCGATGGCCCCGTGGCTCCTCAGGCCTGGAACCAGTTCGAGCCCAGCTCCAAGGGCTTCGCTTGCGACTGGACCGACGCCGCCAAGGGTGAGAAGTACAAGCTCTGA
- the urtE gene encoding urea ABC transporter ATP-binding subunit UrtE → MTNLLEIQGLNTFYGESHILRDVDLSVKSGEMVCLIGRNGVGKTTLLKSLIGLLRPRSGTMAFDGAQLDRQAPHQRARAGIGYVPQGREIIPQLTVEENLLLGMEALPGGLARHRHIDPFVYELFPILQEFLPRKGGDLSGGQQQQLAIARALLGKPKLLLLDEPTEGIQPNIVQDIEAAVRRIIADTGIGVLLVEQHLHFVRQADRYYAMQRGGIVASGLTSELSQTVVDQFLSV, encoded by the coding sequence ATGACGAACCTGCTGGAGATTCAAGGCCTCAACACCTTTTACGGCGAAAGTCACATTCTTCGGGATGTTGATCTCAGCGTGAAATCGGGGGAGATGGTTTGTCTGATCGGCCGCAATGGTGTGGGTAAAACCACCCTGTTGAAATCGCTGATCGGTCTGTTGCGTCCCCGCTCCGGAACCATGGCGTTCGACGGTGCTCAATTGGATCGTCAGGCACCGCATCAGCGGGCTCGGGCCGGGATTGGTTATGTGCCGCAAGGTCGCGAGATCATCCCCCAGCTCACGGTGGAAGAAAACTTGCTTTTGGGAATGGAGGCGTTGCCGGGTGGATTGGCCCGGCATCGCCACATTGATCCATTCGTGTATGAGCTGTTTCCGATCCTTCAGGAGTTTCTACCGCGTAAGGGCGGCGATTTGAGTGGGGGTCAGCAACAACAATTGGCCATCGCCCGTGCGTTGCTTGGCAAGCCGAAGTTGCTGCTGTTGGATGAGCCCACGGAGGGCATTCAGCCCAACATTGTTCAGGATATTGAAGCTGCTGTTCGGCGGATCATCGCCGACACCGGGATCGGGGTGTTGCTGGTGGAGCAACATCTCCACTTCGTTCGCCAGGCTGATCGCTATTACGCGATGCAACGGGGCGGCATTGTTGCCAGTGGCTTAACCAGTGAACTCAGCCAGACGGTTGTTGATCAGTTCCTGAGCGTTTAG
- a CDS encoding HAD-IIB family hydrolase — MTASVEPAWWVVTDLDGTLLDHSYDWSPAKDLIRELQQHRIPVIPCTSKTAEEVRGFRSEAGLHDPYIVENGGAVHGETPEGDPWQLPLGPDWTVLKPQLQRLQAELGEPLRPLDELSEAEGQRLLGLGGEALRQAQRRCCSVPFVPPSVEGRRRLEALVQRMGLTVVQGNRMGHLLGPDISKGKALATLKRHLGAEQVQVLALGDSPNDLPLLEVADIAVVVPGPDGPHPALRSGIAAGRFQLAAAPHAHGWDEAVRRILRI; from the coding sequence ATGACCGCGAGTGTTGAGCCGGCGTGGTGGGTGGTGACCGATCTCGACGGCACCTTGCTGGATCACAGTTACGACTGGTCGCCGGCCAAGGATCTGATCCGTGAGCTGCAACAGCACCGGATTCCGGTGATTCCCTGCACCAGCAAAACGGCCGAGGAAGTGCGCGGCTTTCGCTCCGAGGCGGGGCTTCATGACCCGTACATAGTTGAAAACGGTGGCGCCGTGCATGGGGAAACCCCGGAAGGGGATCCCTGGCAGCTGCCGTTGGGTCCGGATTGGACGGTGCTGAAACCCCAGTTGCAGCGTCTTCAGGCTGAGTTGGGTGAGCCCCTGCGCCCGTTGGATGAACTCAGTGAGGCGGAAGGGCAGCGGTTGTTGGGGCTTGGCGGTGAAGCCTTGCGCCAGGCGCAGCGGCGGTGCTGCAGCGTGCCTTTTGTGCCGCCCTCGGTAGAGGGGCGTCGCCGGCTTGAGGCCCTGGTCCAGCGGATGGGCCTGACGGTGGTGCAGGGCAACCGCATGGGTCACCTGCTGGGGCCAGACATCAGCAAAGGCAAGGCGTTGGCCACCCTGAAGCGACATCTGGGTGCTGAGCAGGTGCAGGTCTTGGCCTTGGGGGATTCCCCCAACGATCTGCCGTTGCTCGAGGTGGCTGACATCGCTGTCGTGGTGCCCGGGCCCGATGGCCCCCATCCCGCGTTGCGTTCCGGGATCGCTGCTGGACGTTTCCAGCTCGCGGCAGCCCCCCATGCCCATGGCTGGGACGAGGCTGTGCGCCGGATTCTTCGGATCTAG
- a CDS encoding branched-chain amino acid ABC transporter permease → MQLLLESLFNGVAIGSVLLMAALGLAIVFGLMGVINLAHGELIMLGAYTTYVVQLIFKLPALQPVYNAYVLVALPLAFIVSGVVGILLERTVIRRLYGNPLETLLATWGVSLILQQFVRSVALAHAAGLILALVLGFGLPLLLPSSLLSGPRARLVRAGSWAVSALGGVLLAGGLASQISRIARATSRNVDVTAPKWMRGGIEFMDITFPVPRLVIIVITIVAVVGVTWFLNKSVWGMRIRAVTQNRSMSDCLGIPTDTVDVLTFGIGSGLAGVAGVAVSLLGSVGPNVGGSYIVGCFMVVVLGGVGNLLGTVLASFAIGLLTDLIGAGRLLTIWPDMPAPLAGAVNFFATTSMAQVMVFALIVVFLQFRPAGLFPQKGRMVEA, encoded by the coding sequence GTGCAACTGCTTCTCGAAAGCCTGTTCAACGGTGTTGCCATCGGCTCGGTGCTGCTGATGGCCGCCCTCGGACTGGCCATTGTCTTCGGCCTCATGGGTGTGATCAACCTCGCCCATGGTGAGCTGATCATGCTTGGGGCCTACACCACCTACGTGGTGCAGCTGATCTTCAAGCTGCCTGCGCTGCAGCCGGTTTACAACGCCTACGTGCTGGTGGCGCTTCCCCTGGCTTTCATCGTCAGCGGTGTGGTCGGCATCCTGCTGGAACGCACCGTGATTCGCCGGCTCTACGGCAACCCGCTGGAGACCCTGCTCGCGACCTGGGGCGTCAGCTTGATTCTTCAGCAGTTCGTGCGGAGTGTTGCCCTGGCCCACGCCGCCGGCCTGATCCTTGCGCTGGTGCTGGGCTTTGGCCTGCCGCTGCTGCTTCCCTCCTCGCTTCTTTCGGGGCCTCGGGCTCGTTTGGTGCGTGCGGGGAGTTGGGCTGTTTCAGCCCTGGGCGGTGTGCTGCTGGCCGGTGGCCTGGCCTCACAAATCAGCCGCATCGCCAGGGCCACCTCCCGCAATGTGGATGTGACGGCACCCAAATGGATGCGCGGCGGGATCGAATTCATGGACATCACCTTTCCTGTGCCGCGCCTGGTGATCATCGTGATCACCATCGTTGCGGTGGTTGGGGTGACGTGGTTCCTCAACAAAAGCGTGTGGGGAATGCGCATTCGTGCTGTGACTCAGAACCGTTCGATGAGTGATTGCCTTGGCATCCCCACCGATACCGTTGATGTGCTCACCTTTGGCATCGGCTCCGGTTTGGCCGGTGTGGCGGGGGTTGCTGTTTCCCTGCTGGGTTCGGTGGGCCCCAACGTGGGCGGCTCCTACATCGTGGGCTGCTTCATGGTGGTGGTGCTCGGTGGCGTCGGAAACCTCTTGGGCACCGTGCTCGCGTCCTTTGCCATTGGCCTGCTCACCGACTTGATCGGTGCTGGACGTCTGCTGACGATCTGGCCTGACATGCCAGCTCCCCTGGCCGGTGCCGTGAATTTCTTCGCCACCACGAGCATGGCCCAGGTGATGGTGTTCGCTCTGATCGTGGTGTTCCTTCAATTCCGTCCCGCGGGTCTGTTCCCGCAAAAAGGACGCATGGTGGAGGCCTGA
- a CDS encoding alpha-amylase family glycosyl hydrolase — MQPPREETLRTLLGDLYPNDSSGDGKDVSSQLLQILSQPSGDGDMAEHIDRWSGGDVVLITYADTVADEGVPGLQALKSFVNRHLQPFAAVIHVLPFLQSTSDGGFAVASHTKLEQRFGDWNDLAALAQGRRLMADLVLNHVSASHPWVQQFMRDEEPGRSCVLEAAPDPCWVDVVRPRSSNLFTQLRGPKGARQVWTTFGPDQVDLNWRSAEVLLGFARLMQRMARHGVRWIRLDAVGFVWKEPHTSCIHLPQAHQLVRVLRLLLDQAGPEGVVVTETNVPEQENLSYLRSGDEAHLAYNFPLPPLLLEASVSGRADLLNAWLSRWPALPPQTGLLNFTACHDGIGLRPLEGLMPQKRLLQLLIGCEQRGGLVSHRMLSSGEEVPYEINISWWSAMADGGIDPTYLQRERFLLTQLLILALPGVPAFYLPALLAAPNDLTRFRRTGHRRDLNRPQFTAQALERRLADPDSDVSALLPVLRRALVERAVHPALHPDAPMTVLSADRSDRVILQRSRGGETLVAVHNMTAARLSLRLGRLGGDLNQPWADCLSGHVFAPHQLHSLEPYAVHWLVQP, encoded by the coding sequence ATGCAGCCCCCGCGCGAAGAGACGCTGCGGACCCTGCTTGGCGATCTGTACCCGAATGATTCTTCCGGGGATGGCAAGGACGTGTCGTCGCAATTGCTGCAGATCTTGAGCCAACCGTCAGGAGATGGCGATATGGCAGAACACATCGATCGCTGGAGTGGCGGCGATGTGGTCCTGATCACCTACGCCGACACCGTTGCTGATGAGGGTGTGCCTGGCCTGCAAGCGCTGAAGTCGTTTGTGAATCGCCATCTGCAGCCCTTCGCAGCGGTGATTCACGTGCTGCCGTTTTTGCAATCCACCAGTGATGGTGGTTTTGCGGTGGCCAGCCACACGAAGCTCGAGCAGCGTTTCGGTGATTGGAATGACCTTGCCGCTCTTGCCCAGGGCAGGCGGCTGATGGCTGACCTCGTTCTCAACCACGTGTCGGCGTCCCATCCCTGGGTGCAGCAGTTCATGCGGGATGAAGAGCCCGGCCGCTCCTGTGTGCTCGAGGCAGCCCCTGATCCTTGCTGGGTGGATGTTGTTCGTCCACGCAGTTCCAACCTGTTCACGCAGTTGAGGGGGCCCAAGGGTGCGCGTCAGGTCTGGACCACCTTTGGCCCCGATCAGGTGGATCTCAACTGGCGCAGTGCGGAGGTGCTGCTGGGCTTTGCCCGGCTGATGCAACGCATGGCCCGGCATGGGGTGCGTTGGATCCGTCTGGATGCCGTGGGTTTTGTCTGGAAGGAACCCCACACCTCATGCATTCATCTGCCGCAGGCCCATCAACTGGTTCGGGTGCTGCGGCTGCTGCTTGATCAGGCGGGACCCGAAGGCGTTGTGGTCACCGAGACCAACGTTCCGGAGCAGGAAAACCTCTCCTATCTGAGGAGTGGTGATGAAGCGCATCTCGCTTACAACTTTCCCCTGCCGCCCTTGCTGCTAGAGGCCAGCGTCAGTGGTCGGGCCGATCTACTCAATGCCTGGCTGAGTCGTTGGCCCGCCTTGCCGCCGCAGACAGGGCTGCTCAATTTCACCGCCTGTCATGACGGCATCGGTTTAAGGCCGCTGGAGGGCCTGATGCCCCAGAAGCGTTTGCTGCAGCTGTTGATCGGTTGTGAGCAACGGGGTGGATTGGTCAGCCACAGGATGCTCAGTTCCGGTGAGGAGGTTCCCTACGAAATCAACATCAGCTGGTGGAGTGCCATGGCCGATGGGGGGATTGATCCCACCTATCTCCAACGGGAGCGCTTTCTGCTCACCCAGCTGTTGATCCTGGCCTTGCCCGGGGTTCCTGCCTTTTATCTGCCGGCGTTGCTGGCAGCTCCTAATGATCTGACCCGTTTTCGCCGCACGGGTCATCGCCGGGATTTGAATCGGCCTCAGTTCACGGCCCAGGCCCTGGAGCGCCGCCTGGCTGATCCCGATTCGGATGTCTCCGCGCTGCTGCCGGTGTTGCGGCGGGCTTTGGTTGAGCGGGCTGTGCATCCCGCCTTGCATCCGGATGCCCCGATGACGGTGCTGAGTGCGGATCGCAGTGATCGCGTCATCCTGCAGCGCTCCCGCGGTGGGGAAACGCTGGTGGCCGTTCACAACATGACGGCAGCACGGCTGAGCTTGCGCCTTGGTCGCTTGGGTGGTGATCTGAACCAGCCATGGGCCGATTGCCTGAGCGGTCATGTGTTCGCACCACATCAGTTGCATTCGCTGGAGCCTTATGCGGTGCATTGGTTGGTTCAGCCATGA